The sequence GGACGCACTTGGGCAAATGTGGATGAAAGACCTCGACGGTGGACGTTTCCGAAACGAATTCTATGTCGCGCATATCGGTGAGTCACGCTCCCTTCCGTTGCTGCTTCCTTGGTCCTGATGGGCCTGGCTCCCCTCCTAACTTACCTGACTGACATGTTTTATTTCGCAGACTTGCCAGGAGGAGACAACGTAGCGATGCTCACGACTTCTCGCATCATGACCTTTTCCGTGAATAAACTTCGGCTCGAATGGGAAATGCCGTTTTCGTATCTCCAGGGTGTCACGATTGAAGACACAGGTATCCGGTTCACGAGCAAGTCGGGCCACGATCATGACCGATTCGTGCCCATTCCCAAGAGCTCACCCAAGAAGTGGTTCTTCCACGAGATCGAAAAGCAAGTTGTCTCAATTGGTCTTTGTCGTTGCTTGGGCTCCTAACCTATAATGTTTCGTACAGGGTGGTGAAGAATTACAGCGCATCGAAGCGAATTGAGCGGTAGACTGCATATAGCTTGGACTCTTTTGAATATCCTGTTTCTTTCTTACGTGTATCTTACTACTTTGATAACACCATGATCTATATGAAGCTTAGACCCATAAACGCACGGCGACTGTTCTTGTTTACGGACTCCTGGAATCACCGGTTCAGTGCGGGATCCACTCTGAAGGTAGGTTAAGCATAACCTTTTATAGCATACAAACCAATTCATGGAGCCTAACGCCATAGGAGCCCCGAGGTCAATTAGCGAATAACCCAACTCGGAACCTTGTTCGCTCATTCGATCTTTGTAATTCGAGTTCAGAGGCCGTTATTTCCATTTCGTTCATCGTCAACGCGTCGAAAATAACACGGCCTGATTGGTCGGTTCCGTCGAGCTCCGGCCTTTCAACGTGGAGTGATATCAAACAAAAGGACAAGAGAGAAAAACCAGTCTTCGAGCGCTGCACACACTGTGCGACGGACTCATTAACCAGTAATTATATATCGGTATATAGACTACTTTCTCCAACCAGATCGACAACAAGCCAACAAAAAAGAAAGTCACACAGCGCGAGTGAGAAATGTTCTCCAACACCGACCCCCCGGCCGGTTCCAACCAACTAGTCGACACACACACAAGAAAACGTACAGGATCCTCTCCCCACTTCTACCCTATTCCAGAAATACAGTGCCACAAGGGTGTTTGCAAGAATACAATCCATTTTGTCTCGTCTCGTTTTTTTGCGTGCAAGGCATTTACGAGGATTTCCTAAAGCAACCAATATTAGTATATGCACACGCCAGGCGAGATGGCAATCGACTCACGCCTTGCCCTTGACAGGTGCCTTGTAGGTGCGAATGTAAAAGTCGATAAAGAGGAACAAGTAGCTGGTCAAGAGCGCACAACCAAAGAGCGCAGCACCCTCGGTTCCAGAGCAAGTCCCCAGAGTAGGCATGAAGGGCCAGTAGGTAGCGCTAAAGTACGAGTAACCTATAGAAGGCACGTGTAAAGCTAGGACACTTATCGTACACCGCCAAACAAGGGGGGGATGAAATCTAAAACTTACTGGCAAAGTAGACAGCGCAGAGGTCAATGACGAACTGGGTGATTTGCATGGTGGTGAGGTACTTCTTCCACTACAATAGTCATATGCATTAGTGAACAGTGCGAGAACAAGCAAAAAATATGAGCTTACCCAGATCTTACGTCCACCAGCAGTAGCCCAGTAGTAGTAGTCTATAGAAGGAAAGAGGATGAGCGTGAGGTGATAGCGTGGGAGAAGACATGACTTACACATGAAAACGTGAACGGTCAAGTTGAGGACGATCGGAACCCATGACTAGCGATCCCACGCGTGAGAATGAATAACGCTACGTGGTGAGAGGAAAAAACACTTACAACACTGGTGCGGCCGTTCAATTGAGTAAAGCAGAGCAGAGCGGTGGCAGCGTGGTGGAAGACGTGCAAGAAGGCTATTTGAAATGAAACGCATGTAAGGTGGGTGAGTGTGCGAGTAAATGAAACGAGCAGGTACGCACCAAGAGGCTTCTTCTTGAGGACGAGGAAAACCGTGTCGGCAAGCTCAATATACTTGATATAATAGTTGATCATATAATAAAATTCGAGCCTCTACAAAGCGCGTCAGTCGAATGTATGGACCGAGTAAACGGGAATGTGGATGGATACGCGTTTTGTTGCGGAGTTTACAACTTCTCACGCATCCAGCGACAAAGAGCAAACAgtgaaagaaaaaaaattgGATTTTTAACTCACGGGAGTCCAAGAGGTCTCGGCGCACATGGCATTGAAGAGGCCGTTCTTCCACCAGATAGGGAAGATCTCCTCGACCATGAGGAGCAGGAGGAGACCGCTACCGGCAGTGAGATAAATATTGTGGATTTGGAAGGGAACGGTAAGCTTCATGGGATCACGAGCACGCATGACCTCGCGCAGACTGAAGATGGTAGTCAAATAGCCAATCAAGCATGCAACGACGACGGGGGGAGTCGAGAGCGGAGTGACACCGGCCTGGTAGGACACAAGGTATTCTGGCAGATGCCATTGCTTGGGAATTACAGACAACAGCGCGTCGGCGAGCGGAGCCATTACAACGAGTGTGAGGTAGAGGCTGGTGAGGTGGTGGGAGAGAGCAGTGCGCTACAGTCTGAAAAACTGCGAATTCGAGACGTGTTCAAATCGACCCATTTATAAGCGCTCAACCCGCGTGTCATCCGTGCATGTGATTTGGCCCAGATGTTTTTTATTCTTCCATTTCTGCGGCAATTACATCCCCGAACCGGAGACCACGTGCAACGGGCCAACGAACACTTTTgtggaaaaaaaaaaaggcatGTAGATGATATTGCCATGCATGCGTAACTATGTACTTTACAGAACGGGGCGTATTATACAGTATGCGAGAATTGGCAGCAGCATTAGAGAAAGCAAGAACCGAGAGTCCCAGTTGATGAATAGAGATGGACAGCACATAAAACTCAAAACTAGGAGGCCTTTTAAACTAGTATCAACTCCTGAAATAAACCAGGGGTAAATCAGGTGATGACGAGCGAAGGCACCCCAGAAACCGAAGTCAGGTAGAGTTTATCACTGGAAATAGGTTAGCCCCAGGTACCAAGAGTCAAGTACAGTAATAAATGACATACCTCGGGGCACCCTTCATCAAGTCTTTCATTGCCTCGGTCACTTTGCATGACCTGACACCGTCGGTGCGGTTTTGGGGAAGAACGAAAACAAGCGCCAAGGGACTGTGGCAAGGCGAAAGTTGGTAGCTTGCATTGATCTGGACTGAAATGAGCCAAGTGCAGTTATACGCATATTGCAATCGACTTACCCCCGAAGAGCGCAGGGAACCAGTGAGTTCGTGGACCAGGTCGAGGGAACGGCGCCGAAGATCATGAACATCGTGAAGGTCACTCCCTACAAACATATGAGATCCTGCTATTATATCCTAGTGTATGTGTGGCGCCTTACCCAGGACCTCTTCGGTAAAGCAAGTGGGGAGTGTGCAGTGCAGCTTAACAGCGTGGTTCGGGCCTCCAACCACATCCGCAATCCTAGCAACCATATGCAGTCAGCATTCGATTTCAACTGTGGGGAAATAGAAAGCAACGGGGAGGGGTCGTGTGACATGTATGTTCCTCCCAGCGTGGTCATATGATCGGAGACTTACTTGCACAACGAGCCAATTGCGTCTTGAAAGCTTGTAAACTGTAATGAGTGCGGGGTCAGCAGACTGATGGTATGAGTATGATTTAGGGAGCTGATCTTGCGCCTGCTCCCACGGGATGGAGACCACTAACCTCCTGCACTTGTTCAGCTCGGGGCAATGCCGCGTCGCGGGTTGCGGGGAGAGTAATTGGTGCTGGAACGCTCGAGACGGACAACATGATGGCTTATGGCTTGGAATACGAGACTGGTGAAGGCAGTCGGCGCGAAAGTACTTGAATCAAACCGGCAAGAGGAAAGATAGAAAGGGGAAGGGTGGAGGTCTTCAACCGAGCAACTGCTCTCGTTTTATATATCCCATGAGCCATGGTCGAGAGGGGCACGGCCACACCCGTGACAGATGTGATGTGACACTAGCTTGTTGCAAATATGCCTTTTTCGTTTCTTTTTCGGGCAGTCAGATGACCCCCACTGGCTGGCTGAAATGACGGTATTACGCGCGACTATTGCCGCCCATCCCAGCTCCACCGTGCAATGAGTCCTCCTCATCGCTCGTCGGGCTCGTGTATGAGCGTGACAATCGCCTTTGGCCGACTTGCGTCATTTAAGCCGCCACACCGCGAAATCTCCGCTCCTGCGAACGTCCTTCCTATCCCACTGCTATCCCCCACACCACTCTTCGGATCGAAGTCCGCTTGGGGATACCGCTACCCAGATACTGTGCTGTTACAATTCTATACCGGCACGATACCAGCGGTTCTTAGCAACGTTATGATCTATCTATAGCTCACACACTCAGACCAACTTCGTCGCGAAGGTGCTGCGCCATGTTGTGATTAAATAGCAAGAAGTAATCCGGACCATCTGTGTCGTGTGCCTCGTATGCCCGATTCATCCTTGTTGCAGTGCAGTCCGGGACTAAATCCCCACGGTGCCAAGTAGCACAAGTCTATTCCAAAAATTTGGACGGCTTACCCGATCACACATGGCTGTGATCCCACAATCCCCAACCCGACAAACGAGTCTATACTTCAAAAACTCGAGCGATTGTCTTTTTCGGgcgtgtgtgtgtgtgacaCTGTGACTCGAGGGCACCGGGGGCACACGACCTCTTCCGGCTCGAGAACATCTGAACGTCGCACCCGGGCGCGAGCGGATTGTCTATATGCACCAAAAACGATGAGTAATAGAATATGTGCTGGAGCAGGAACGGCCGCTTACGCCGGCTACGATGTTCCAAAATAGGTAATTAAATATCGTATTCCACCCCCACCGCCTCCACAGTCCCCCTTCTCTTCCCATGCTCCCCCGCCTTCGTCGACCAACACGGCGCTCAACACCGAGGCCGTGCGCCCTAGCCGAGTCCGCCCGAGCTCGGAAGTGCTCGGAAAAACCCATCTGCCAAATAACTGCGACCTTGGGTCTAGGTCATGAGGTACCTCCCAAGACCATCAATGACTTTTCATTTCATATTGAATTCGTTAGGCACAATCTCAATGTTCACTATACATGTCTAGTTTGTGCGCCCTGGGCTCATATCCCGACAAGCGTCGAACAGCGCACTTGTTTCACCGAGATGCGGTCGCCGCTAGAAAGTAAAGGTTAATCCTTCAGTATGGTTACGCGACTTGGCTCGAAGCCGCAGAATATTTGTTTGAAACGTATGTTCGCAAGGTCCGGCCTGTCGCATACATGGCACCCTACTTCGTGCCAAGACCACCCTAGTTATCCAAAATGGTAACTACATCACAGGATTGTACGTTACTCTTACCATCGATATCCTGAGCGGTAGGCTCCACCAAAGAGTGACTACATGCGTGACACCTTGTTTTTGAATTCTAACCGACATTAGGCTCTCAAGCATCCGCACTGCCGCGCCCAGAGTATCGTAAAAATAGATCAACGGAGATAAAGGTAAATGTATTCTAGCCCAGCCATTCACTTTCCGCCTCGTTCTGACTACGCAACGCGCTTCTCCCGCAAGTCGAAGAATAGATCGAAGCCTCTCGGATTTTCATAAATATGCCTTCGGTGGCGAATGTCAGTATGGCGATTCGTCAGCTATGAATAGGTCACGTATCCCGCCGATCCGCACATCACAGCCGAGTTGGAAGGGTTACTCATAGGCGGAAGATACACCTATGCATATGGCGCATTCGCTTTATGGGCTCATTCGTTCGGCGGCCGCTACGTACGCACCACTCTTGTAGTAGTCGTAATGACGATTGTAATGGATCGCTAGTCGAGCCTCGGCGCACCACTTGCGATTTGCGCTTGTATAATAGGCACTGTCCTACCTCATGATCTGTATGTTGCCGGGGATACGCGGGTAGGGCGCTTGCGCGAGGACAGGAAGATTCATGACGTCTTTCTTCACCGTTAATTACATGACCGTGGTTCTGTGACGAATTATTCAACGTCGACACACGTCGAGAGGCGGTGCGCTTCCCGCGATGGTGTGCGCAATCGTATACACAGCATGTCATTTTCCATCGATCCACGTGTAATATATAAAAATTAGATGATTTTATTACCACCTAAAAATCTAACATTCTAGTAACATTGAGATTTCCCACAATGTCAATCAACAACCCGCGTAGAGCCGAACGGATTCATGTTGTGAGAGACAATAGCGTGGAAAACGTATGGTCACATCGGagaggactgtgcttccacCATCGTTCGTATCTTATAGTATGCATCGAGGGCGCCTACGCAAACGGACATGCCTAAAAGTGCGAGTCTCATGAGCTTTTTGATCTAATTAATCAACGGATCACGATCAAAGGTCTAGACCACCACGTGATTAAGCTTGCGTCGTGAGGTCATAGCGAGTCATTGCCAtcattgaaaatgttcttcTTATACTCCTTAGCCACATCCAAGACGACACACCAGACCCACCACCTCGCCTCGCTGTCTTATTCTCGGAAATAATGGGAAGCTGCTCGTCATGCTGTGGCGGTGGTCGCCGACCTCAAAAAGGCGAACGTGAACCGCTGCTGCCAAAGGTTACCGAGTATGTCCCACCTAAGTCGGTGTGGGACAAATCGGCAGATGCTTTAGGCGCGCTCGCTGCCGGGAAAATGCCAACCCAGCGCCAATTGGACTCTGCGTTGAGTGCACTGCTGTCTTCTGATTTGCTCAAAGTTAGCAATACAGCGAGTGGTGCTCTCAGTGCCCATGGGCGAGCGTTGGTATTGGACATTCGCAAGATCGTGGAAGCAATCGCTAGAATTGGGCTTGAGAAGAACTGTGAGTAGCCCAGTGTGTTGGGATAATAGAAAGAACTTACCCAAAATCATTGTAAAAGCCGATGATCTCATACAAGATATCATATGGCAATATCGTTTGATGAGCTCGGCACCGATCCAAGTCGATGCCAACTGGCACAATCAAAGCAAACTAGATATCAATCTGAACGGTGCGGGTACGTACAGTCCCCTCTTCGCATCACCCTCAATCTTCACTAATACTAATTAAAGCCGGCCACCTTGGCGAAATCCCCACAATCGATCAGTCCGAGCTGACGGATGACTCGCTCGCCTTCGCTGCCTCGCTTCGCACGCTCCTGTCACTTGTTCTGACCTCGTCTGGATTTCGACTTCTCATATCTGATATTCTTATCACAACGAGGCAGATGTTGGCTGACACTGCGTCTGATGTAGCTGCAGTTGCAGCTTATGTTGAAACTCGGGCTGAAAACATTGAGCAGACTATTCGGCCCGGTGAAGGTGAAGGCGACAGAGAAATAACGGTGGAAGATGCTGCGAAGCAGGTCGAAAAGATTGACGATGCTGTTAAGGAAGACCTTGAAAAGGCTCGAAAGGAGGCAGAGCTGAAAAAACACGTCATCGAGGAAAGGCTCTCCGAGGAATCACCGGACAGGATTAAACAGACCATCATGGAAAGAGTTGAAGCTGTGCGTTATTCGCTTGATTGACACATCGGGCCGATTAACATGTTGATTCATTTCCTAGATTGTCCAACAAGCTCAAAACGATCCGGCCTACAGGTCAGCGCTGCGGACGATCGTTGTTATTTCTGAAAAGTACGCAAATGTTGCTGCGCAGGACCGCCAGTTCTACTGTTGCCGCCGCCCAATCCGCAGTCGCGGACTCAACGGTCGAGCCATCGGCATCTGTGGATCCGGTCATCGAGAGCGACCCGCACTTGAAGAAACTTCTGCAGGATGCTTGCACCTTGCTCGAACGCTTCGCAGGTGGTTACAGTCTTTCTCCAATGGTCAATTCAATGAAGCAATTCCTCCACCATCTTTCCATTGACGAAACGAGCGGAGTTTCGGACCTTCTTCGTGATGCTAGGAAATGGCTGAACAAGGCACTTGAGACCCCAGGCTGGTTGACTACGCACGATGCACGTAAGGAGTTGGATCAACTCTACGATCGCACCAAGGGGATCCTCGATAGCACACCTCCCTGGCGTGCAGATCTCCAACGTACATCGGCGGAAGCGAGTGAACTATCCGATCATCTGAAACGAGACGCTGCGACACAACAACTGCTCGGGGCCTTTGACGCTCTGGGTACACATACGCGTGCATTTGGAGCACAGTCAGTTCGTAGCATAGGATTGCGACAGATGCGTGCAGAGCTTTGGAGGGACGCTATAGGGTGGCTCCTTCCTCGCATCTTAGCCATACTCAAAGCGGTGCCTTTGCCTCGGGTAGAACTCAAAAGCGACGCGCTGGACGCTGTTGTGGACGACGTTACTTTCAGGGCACCATCCTTCATGCCTGACCACGTGCGGGTCGAAAACTGGAGTGAGGTGAGAGTTAGGGGGAGTGATGCCGCGGCTGAGGACAATAACGGAGGGGGGAGAGATTGGGTTGTTGAAGGAGATAGCATGGTACGGCTCCATATCGATGGGTTGCGAATCACTGCGAACGATATTGCTTATTTTTTCCATCTCAAAACCGCACTACTGGGTTACCGCGATAACGGGCTGCTCAGTGTTGATGTTGGTCACGAGTCCGCTGTGGGGCAAGGAGTGAATTTAGACGTGGCGCTCGAGACCGACCTTGATCCCTCTGCACATGCCGCCATCGTTCCCGAGTCAGATGATCCGCCCCCTTCATTCTTCCGAGTCAAATCAGCGACCGTTGACGTCCCTGGTCTTGATTTCACACTGTCTCGCACTCACCACTGGATATTGAATGCCTTGATCCAGCCTTTCCTTGGGCCCATCGTGCGTACTGGCATGCGTATGGCGCTTTCCCAATCGGTCAAGGGGGGCTTGCAAGCACTGGATCGAAAGTTAGGCGAGGTGTATGCGCAGGCCAAGGCCAACTCCTCGAGCTCACAGGAGCATAGGAATAGTAACGAAGCCGAACCTGGATTTTGGGACTGGTGGAATGCACTTCTAAAGGGCCAGGGCACAACATTCCATGAAGACTCTGACGAAGAGGGATCAATCGACGAAGACGGGCAACTCGAGCCACAAACCGAAACACAAGTGACAATGAAGGGTGTAATTAGGACAACCCATCAACCCGCGACGGATACACAAGCCGAATCCGAAACAGTTCTAGCCGTTGGGGTAGGTGAACAGATATTACCCGGACTTGGCGGCCCCGAGAACGGAAGCAACGTGCCGGAGATTGCAGAGAGAGCTAGGGATGCTATTGATGACGTACAGAATATTGCCGAGGATGCGACTAACCGTGTGGCAGAAGTAGAGAATGACGCCAGAGCCGCCGCAGGGGATGCAAGGGATAAAGCTGCCAGGGCGGCAGAACGGATGGAAGAGAGGCGTGACGCGGAGCGGCGCAGGAAGGGGTGGAAGACCAAGGCTTTCGATCTCTGAATGCTATCTGAATGATTCATGAGAAAACATTTAATTTTTTTGTCACAGATTAATCGCTGTATATCTATCGTATTCAGCAACATGTACTATATGCGCAGATACTTGTAAACATGACTAGTTTTTCCAGCTATACGTGCTAATTGTCAATGATAACAGCAACTACGTTTAAGAAACCGACTCACATTTTCACAACACAATCCTTCCCACCACTAACAATCTTATCCGCCACGAAATCTACACAATAGACTTCATCTGTATGACCTGGCAAGTCTGTTCCTATCTTATTGGTCTTCAGGTTCCATATCTTTGCGGAGAAAAAAAGGTTTAATGATTTGGGGTTTGACTAGAAGCATTCACTCACTTTGATGGTGCTGTCCTTACTAGCGCTCACCAACAATCTTGAATCCGCTGACCAGGTGAGTCGATATACAGGGCCAACATGCCCCCTGAGAGTTGCTACGTATTTTCCCGTCCGGCCTTCCCAAAGCCGGACAGATGAGTCCCATGCCCCACTCGCAGCCCAGCGACCATCGGGGCTAAATGCAACGTGGGCTATTTGTCTCTGGTGGCCAGTCAGCCGAGAAAGGGGTTTCACTTTTGTGGATGCTTCGTTGGATACAGGAGATGGATGCTGGCCGAACACAGACCAGAGAAATAGTGTATGATCGTCCGACCCAGATATCATGAGCTCTGGGGTATTGCTTGTAACGTCGTCGTAACGCTTATGAGCCCTAGATTTAGCTAAATGGAATAAACTTTCATGAGAAATTCGTTGTAAATAGATAGGTGAACCTTACTTTCTTCATCTGAGACTGATACTTTTCCGGTGTGGTCGTAAGGGCCAGTACGAAGGACAAAATCTGTGTTGAGCGCAAGAGTCGTTACCCAGTGTGCGTGGTCCTTCAGTGTGTGAAGCAGTCGGCCCTGCAAATTGATCAATATGTATGCACGCCCATGGGAGGTAAGGAATGACTTACACCGTTAGGGTCCCATACTTTCACCGTTCTATCGCTAGACGCAGTATATAGGGCCCCCTTTCCTGATCCACCTCCCCATCGAACGACATTCACACTCGCTGTGTGACCACCAATAGTGTACTCGAGACGTCGGTTTGTTGTATTCCAAACACGGACTGTACCATCCTTTGATGAAGATGCAAGCCGAGGGTTCGAGGGGTTACTAGAGAATCCGTGAGACTATTCAACAATGGTAAGGTCTAATCGCTCACATATGTGCTGGCTCCCAAGAGAGCGATGTCACCCATTTGGAGTGTCCCTTGAGAGCATCTCCGATAGGTTTCCCAGTTTTAGGTTCCCACAACCGTACCTGTATCCCGACCATTGTTAACATCCGTTCTCCAATATAACGAACAGAACCTACCTGCCCATCATGACCGCCTGTGGCGAGCTTTCTCTCGGTAGGCTCCCACTCTACACATAACACCCATCCTTTATGACCACTGAGGGTGTGCGACGGGGTTTCAGTGTCCAGATCCCAGAGTCGTGCGTTGTTATCTCCAGAACCAGTCGCCAACATTCTTCCAGTCGGAGAAAAGGCAGCACATAGAATAGCGGATGAGTGACCTGTCCGGATTATCCATGAACTTAGGTGTGAAAAAATAGCACAGACTTGGTTTACAGACCTGATAGAGTAGATGAGCACCGGGTCGCAGGCCGTACACGAAATACGGCTTGAGGCGAGCAATAGACAGTAATGATGTCCTCAGGGGTGAATGTACTGGCTGGTCTTTGAAGCACATCAGTTTGGATAGAATTGGATATCAGTACTCGGATGGTGTTCTCAGAATCGTTTGGTATTGGTGCGTTGACATAAAATGCGTATGGCGTTGGATCCTCATCCTACGTAGCGCCAATAAGAATAAGCAACAGTTTTGCATTTAAAGCATACCGTTGAAGTCAGCTTATTGATCATCATCTCAAGACCATCTCGACCAAAGTCTGCGGGTATATTGACCGCCGGTGCGAGTGATTTGCCATCGTCTTCCGAGACAAATGAACTACAATATTAGGAGCTGGCTCTGACGGCTCTGGCTCGGGGGCAGGAATAGGGACACCGTTGTCTAGTTTCACTCTCTTGGGTGGAGGTAATCGTGTTGCCATTATTTCTAGTTGATAAGAACGGTGGTGTTATCCAGGTTGTACAAATTTAATTTCCAATTACTTCTTCAAGAAGTGGCGCCTGGTATTTCCAATTGACCCGAGCTCGTTCCAGCAGGGGCCCGCTTGCCTTTCTAACGACCTCCTAACTTTTGATTCAAACGAAAAAAGGCTCTCAGACATACCGAATCGCCCATATATTATGAGTATTCATCAAAACTCGCTTGCTTATGCAGCATATGCAGTGTTTAATGTTATGGTCGCAAAAGAAGTGAATGATTTAGTTCAGGAGCCTTACATGGTCAGTCATGCAAAACATAAGTCATGAGCTATACTACACATCATAGTAGGACGAGCCCTTCCATATACCGCAGGCTCAGGCGTATTGCAGAGGTGAGTGGGACTATTGGGACCCCAAACTAACAACCCCGCCTGGCCTGTGAGTATCCCCTTGAATTGCTGCCACGTAACTAAATAACTCCTGAAATAGATATGTTCTTTCTGTGATCCTCAAGAGGATATTCTTGTTCAAGTGCACAGTCCCTGTCCTGAGAATGAACAGCTTGCTCCTGAACCTAATGCTGCCACCGCTTATCTCTCATTGTCTGGCACTCTACCGTTCCGACCGACCGCCCCGATCACTACTACAGCCAAGTATTGAATCAATCACAATCTCCGCGTTCCCCATTGCTTGGTTCTTCTCTTTCCTCTACTACACGGAACTTGGTAGTGTCTTTTTTGTATTGGCAACAATGCTGACCGCCGGAAGAGGTGCTCACGGCTGGGCATCGCTGGTAAG comes from Rhizoctonia solani chromosome 4, complete sequence and encodes:
- a CDS encoding fatty acid elongase, with translation MAPLADALLSVIPKQWHLPEYLVSYQAGVTPLSTPPVVVACLIGYLTTIFSLREVMRARDPMKLTVPFQIHNIYLTAGSGLLLLLMVEEIFPIWWKNGLFNAMCAETSWTPRLEFYYMINYYIKYIELADTVFLVLKKKPLAFLHVFHHAATALLCFTQLNGRTSVSWVPIVLNLTVHVFMYYYYWATAGGRKIWWKKYLTTMQITQFVIDLCAVYFASYSYFSATYWPFMPTLGTCSGTEGAALFGCALLTSYLFLFIDFYIRTYKAPVKGKAKSS
- a CDS encoding ribosome assembly protein 4 gives rise to the protein MATRLPPPKRVKLDNGVPIPAPEPEPSEPAPNIVDEDPTPYAFYVNAPIPNDSENTIRVLISNSIQTDVLQRPASTFTPEDIITVYCSPQAVFRVRPATRCSSTLSGHSSAILCAAFSPTGRMLATGSGDNNARLWDLDTETPSHTLSGHKGWVLCVEWEPTERKLATGGHDGQVRLWEPKTGKPIGDALKGHSKWVTSLSWEPAHINPSNPRLASSSKDGTVRVWNTTNRRLEYTIGGHTASVNVVRWGGGSGKGALYTASSDRTVKVWDPNGGRLLHTLKDHAHWVTTLALNTDFVLRTGPYDHTGKVSVSDEETKSRAHKRYDDVTSNTPELMISGSDDHTLFLWSVFGQHPSPVSNEASTKVKPLSRLTGHQRQIAHVAFSPDGRWAASGAWDSSVRLWEGRTGKYVATLRGHVGPVYRLTWSADSRLLVSASKDSTIKIWNLKTNKIGTDLPGHTDEVYCVDFVADKIVSGGKDCVVKIWKN
- a CDS encoding alpha-1,2-glucosyltransferase — protein: MSIHQNSLAYAAYAVFNVMVAKEVNDLVQEPYMDEPFHIPQAQAYCRGEWDYWDPKLTTPPGLYVLSVILKRIFLFKCTVPVLRMNSLLLNLMLPPLISHCLALYRSDRPPRSLLQPSIESITISAFPIAWFFSFLYYTELGSVFFVLATMLTAGRGAHGWASLMGAISCTFRQTNIVWVAYAAAFGILQEMRRKRIRSQVSKHSTGPTLYDPMALDASLSDIPKILSSIPAILPWLVKTAWPYVVPVVGFASFVFWNGGIVLGDKSNHVPTLHIPQLFYFVAFASLFGLPVLASTETGIISLAGDVTRRMIGGPRSQEPNSTF